One genomic region from Bacillus aquiflavi encodes:
- a CDS encoding NAD(P)-dependent alcohol dehydrogenase gives MKIKAAVTYGKGEQFKIEEVELAEPRANEVLIKIVASGVCHTDAVARDLGTTPYPVVLGHEGSGVVEKIGAGVKTIQPGDHVVLSFASCGHCENCLTGHPTVCTNFNELNFGGKMEDHTHRLQQHDHELSTFFGQSSFATYAVANERNVVKVDKDVDLALLGPLGCGIQTGSGTVLNRLKPRFGTSIAVYGTGAVGLSAIMAANITGCKNIIAVDIHDSRLEVAKELGATHIINSKHEDVVGRMKEITDGGTHYGLDTTGVPIVIRQALRALRPLGQLAIVGVTPEMNINVHEEIMAEGKTMVGVIEGDAVPQLFIPELVEYYKKGLFPFDKLVKFYHFNDINTAFEDSKKGLTIKPIVKIS, from the coding sequence ATGAAAATTAAAGCAGCTGTTACCTATGGAAAGGGAGAACAATTTAAAATTGAAGAAGTCGAATTAGCCGAGCCAAGAGCAAATGAAGTGTTAATTAAAATCGTTGCATCTGGTGTTTGTCATACAGATGCAGTAGCACGTGATCTTGGAACAACACCATATCCAGTAGTGTTAGGACATGAAGGGTCTGGGGTTGTTGAGAAAATAGGAGCAGGAGTAAAAACGATTCAACCGGGAGATCATGTTGTATTATCTTTTGCTTCTTGTGGGCATTGTGAAAATTGTTTGACAGGGCATCCAACTGTTTGTACGAATTTTAATGAGTTAAATTTTGGCGGTAAAATGGAAGATCATACACATCGATTACAGCAACATGATCATGAACTTTCTACATTTTTTGGCCAATCTTCTTTTGCTACATATGCAGTTGCAAACGAAAGAAACGTTGTGAAGGTGGACAAGGATGTTGATTTAGCTTTGTTAGGACCTTTAGGCTGTGGGATCCAAACGGGTAGTGGAACAGTATTAAATCGACTAAAGCCTCGATTTGGAACTTCAATTGCCGTTTACGGTACTGGTGCAGTAGGATTAAGTGCAATTATGGCCGCGAACATAACAGGATGTAAAAATATTATTGCTGTAGATATCCATGATAGCCGTCTTGAAGTTGCGAAAGAATTAGGAGCAACACATATTATTAACAGTAAACATGAAGATGTCGTAGGGAGGATGAAAGAGATTACGGATGGCGGTACACATTATGGTCTTGATACTACAGGAGTCCCAATTGTAATCCGTCAAGCTCTTCGCGCACTTCGTCCGCTTGGTCAACTAGCAATTGTCGGGGTAACACCCGAAATGAATATTAATGTACATGAAGAAATTATGGCAGAAGGAAAAACAATGGTTGGAGTTATAGAAGGTGATGCCGTCCCGCAGTTATTTATTCCTGAATTAGTCGAATATTATAAAAAAGGACTGTTCCCATTCGATAAATTAGTGAAATTCTATCACTTCAATGACATTAACACAGCATTTGAAGATTCCAAAAAAGGTTTGACGATTAAACCTATCGTAAAAATTAGCTAG
- a CDS encoding class I SAM-dependent methyltransferase codes for MFSYYGKLSTELYDFTKPVGQSIDGDIEYYVERLQNVEGKVLEAGVGSGRVMIPLLEKGFVVDGIDDSPYMLGSCRERCAKRGLTPQLYEMRIENFQLPDQYEAIIMPTGSFCLIDNHEDSIRALTCFKSHLVPGGRIIIDLLLPNNFKAGEITTETFALPNGEGITMESKSIEIDWVHQRTKTYLKYEKWKNGKLIDTELQEFILRWYGIEEFRLILEQIGFRNISCSSGYVYNKYPTNPKEVITFEAYK; via the coding sequence ATGTTTAGTTATTATGGCAAGCTAAGTACAGAACTTTATGATTTTACTAAACCAGTAGGTCAGTCGATTGATGGTGATATTGAATATTATGTGGAACGATTACAAAACGTTGAAGGAAAAGTGTTGGAAGCTGGAGTGGGTTCGGGGAGAGTGATGATTCCACTGTTGGAAAAAGGTTTCGTCGTCGATGGAATAGATGATTCGCCTTACATGTTAGGCTCCTGTAGAGAACGTTGTGCCAAGCGAGGACTGACACCACAATTATATGAAATGAGAATTGAAAATTTCCAATTACCTGATCAATATGAAGCGATCATCATGCCTACAGGATCGTTTTGTCTTATCGATAATCATGAAGATTCCATTCGGGCATTAACATGTTTTAAAAGCCATTTAGTTCCTGGGGGGCGGATTATAATCGACTTGTTACTCCCTAATAATTTTAAAGCGGGTGAAATAACGACGGAAACATTTGCCCTTCCTAATGGAGAAGGAATTACTATGGAAAGTAAATCAATTGAAATCGATTGGGTTCATCAGCGGACAAAAACATATTTAAAATATGAAAAATGGAAGAATGGAAAACTAATAGACACCGAGTTACAAGAATTTATCTTACGATGGTATGGGATCGAGGAGTTTAGATTGATTTTAGAACAAATTGGTTTTAGAAATATTTCTTGTTCTTCTGGATATGTGTATAATAAATATCCAACCAACCCTAAAGAAGTGATTACATTTGAGGCTTACAAATAA
- a CDS encoding methyltransferase domain-containing protein, translating into MDFGSGEGKLSVRLGYIPGVKEILAIEPSETAQLGAIERFEKEKKAEGYVTPTPLLGSLFYYDERLLNKDVIILCEVIEHVAEYRLQKIMKTIFNEYKPNTLIVTTPNRDYNAVNQMDEAVRHSDHRFEWTREEFTSHCRVWVQNVPYTAELEGIGQEHEHYGHPTQMCTFMRKEGHA; encoded by the coding sequence ATAGATTTCGGTTCTGGAGAAGGGAAGCTATCTGTCCGCTTAGGCTACATTCCTGGGGTAAAAGAGATTCTAGCAATTGAGCCTTCTGAAACTGCTCAGTTGGGTGCGATTGAAAGATTTGAAAAAGAAAAGAAAGCTGAAGGCTATGTAACTCCTACTCCCTTATTAGGTTCGCTATTTTACTATGATGAAAGATTATTGAACAAAGATGTTATTATTTTATGTGAAGTGATCGAACATGTTGCGGAATATCGTTTGCAAAAGATCATGAAGACAATTTTTAACGAATACAAGCCTAATACGTTAATTGTAACAACGCCAAACCGAGATTATAACGCCGTTAATCAAATGGATGAAGCAGTACGGCATTCAGATCACCGTTTTGAATGGACGAGAGAAGAATTTACATCCCACTGTAGAGTGTGGGTACAAAACGTTCCTTACACGGCGGAACTCGAAGGGATTGGACAAGAGCATGAACATTATGGTCACCCTACACAAATGTGCACATTTATGAGAAAGGAGGGGCATGCATGA
- a CDS encoding AAA family ATPase: MMDSIIETRYRFGKLTLIDATHLYPEDRKKYIELAKKHHVPSMAIVFNIRQEVLLQRDKKRDFPKGKRRIKQQVQAFLKNKRSIKKEGFHYSYVLNDELVDQVQLIRKNNPVEVEVGAGVGFIGDVHACYDELLEILGKLGYKSNEEGFYIHPHGRKFVSVGDIMSRGPRSLDCMIFMKKHVNAGLAYMIDSNHGWKVARWLSGRNVTMSHGDEKVVAEFEKYESNYGKEKTLQLKADLKDFLWAAPSHYVFIKNGVRVLVATHAGMKDEYIGKQSDVISDFCRYGDTAGFDEQGKPIRNDWYTGHKSKELIIWGHDPKPAALITNNTINIDQGVVFGGQFTAFKYPEKDFVSVKAKQDYTNDTNNPLNAWQEKRLNPPNLARYMNGYSVLTKHDGEIEIQEAVVKSAIDTVSHFTVPIEELVYIPPTMSPAPKASKLADYLEHPQEAFNYYISNGIQRMVAEKKHMGSRGILLLFKDKDSAIPYIGRRTLGTIYTRTGRPFFTKELEEEIVAQLNRDLSQSRYFEKYETDFILLDAEILPWNLKAKELINTQYTHVAEAALMDRVKLIEKLEKALKYNGAVEDWLDEMKAKLQNARVFNDVFQKYCWNIEGKNRIQIAPFHLLAHSDETYFDRSHIWHMEKNQEFSSMSHLFIETEFMVISDETSMKEAINWWTSLTEDGHEGFVIKPEYYLSRNEKGNLLQPAIKVRGRKYLHMIYGMDYLQPENLKRLKNRNVGKKQRHTLMEFSLGIEGVERFVHKDSIERIHECVLATLALEADPVDPRL; encoded by the coding sequence ATGATGGATTCCATTATTGAAACGAGATATCGATTTGGGAAACTAACATTAATTGATGCAACTCATTTGTATCCAGAAGATAGAAAGAAGTATATAGAGTTAGCTAAAAAGCACCATGTACCGTCAATGGCAATTGTATTTAATATCCGCCAAGAGGTTTTATTACAACGAGATAAAAAAAGAGATTTCCCAAAAGGAAAACGACGAATTAAACAACAAGTCCAAGCTTTTTTGAAAAATAAAAGATCAATTAAAAAAGAAGGCTTTCATTATTCTTACGTATTAAACGATGAATTGGTAGATCAAGTCCAACTTATTCGCAAAAATAACCCAGTTGAAGTAGAGGTAGGTGCAGGCGTGGGCTTTATCGGAGATGTTCACGCTTGTTACGATGAACTTCTAGAAATACTCGGAAAATTAGGGTACAAATCGAATGAAGAAGGATTCTATATTCATCCTCATGGCAGAAAGTTTGTTTCTGTTGGAGATATCATGAGCCGCGGTCCACGCTCATTAGATTGTATGATTTTTATGAAGAAACATGTAAATGCTGGACTTGCTTACATGATTGATAGCAACCACGGTTGGAAAGTGGCAAGGTGGCTTAGTGGACGAAATGTGACCATGTCCCATGGGGATGAAAAAGTAGTCGCCGAGTTTGAAAAGTACGAAAGTAACTATGGAAAAGAAAAAACGCTACAATTAAAAGCTGACTTAAAAGACTTTTTATGGGCTGCACCCTCACATTATGTTTTTATAAAAAATGGAGTCAGGGTGCTTGTCGCAACCCATGCTGGGATGAAAGATGAATATATTGGTAAACAATCAGATGTAATTTCAGATTTTTGCCGATATGGGGATACTGCGGGTTTTGACGAACAAGGAAAACCGATCCGCAACGATTGGTATACTGGTCATAAGAGTAAAGAACTGATTATTTGGGGGCATGACCCTAAGCCCGCAGCGCTTATAACGAATAACACGATAAATATTGATCAAGGAGTTGTTTTTGGGGGTCAGTTTACAGCTTTTAAATACCCTGAAAAGGACTTTGTTTCTGTTAAAGCAAAACAGGATTATACAAATGATACAAATAATCCATTAAATGCATGGCAGGAAAAGCGTTTAAACCCTCCTAATCTAGCTAGATATATGAACGGCTATTCCGTATTAACAAAACATGATGGAGAAATCGAAATTCAAGAAGCTGTCGTAAAATCTGCCATTGATACAGTTTCACATTTTACAGTACCTATCGAAGAGTTGGTATACATTCCACCAACTATGAGTCCAGCTCCAAAAGCGTCAAAATTAGCAGATTATTTAGAACATCCGCAAGAAGCATTTAACTACTATATTTCTAATGGCATTCAAAGGATGGTTGCTGAAAAAAAGCATATGGGTAGCAGAGGAATTTTACTATTATTTAAAGATAAGGATTCAGCAATTCCGTATATCGGCAGACGAACATTAGGAACTATCTATACACGCACAGGCAGACCATTTTTTACTAAGGAATTGGAAGAAGAAATAGTTGCTCAGTTAAATCGAGATTTATCTCAATCTCGTTATTTTGAAAAATACGAAACAGATTTTATCTTACTAGATGCAGAAATTTTACCATGGAATTTGAAAGCGAAAGAACTCATTAATACTCAGTATACCCATGTTGCTGAAGCTGCATTAATGGATCGGGTCAAGCTAATAGAAAAGTTAGAGAAGGCTTTAAAGTATAATGGGGCAGTAGAGGATTGGCTAGATGAAATGAAAGCTAAATTACAAAATGCCCGTGTATTTAACGATGTGTTTCAAAAATATTGCTGGAATATTGAAGGGAAAAATAGAATTCAAATTGCTCCGTTTCATCTTTTAGCTCACAGTGATGAAACATACTTTGATCGCTCTCATATTTGGCATATGGAAAAAAACCAAGAATTTAGTTCAATGTCTCATTTATTTATTGAGACGGAATTTATGGTCATTTCTGATGAAACATCAATGAAAGAAGCGATAAACTGGTGGACATCGTTAACTGAAGATGGTCATGAAGGCTTTGTTATCAAACCAGAATACTATCTTTCTAGAAATGAAAAAGGAAATCTGCTTCAACCTGCGATAAAGGTGAGAGGGAGAAAATATTTACACATGATTTATGGCATGGATTATTTACAACCTGAAAACTTAAAAAGACTTAAAAACCGAAATGTCGGGAAAAAACAGCGCCATACACTAATGGAATTCAGTCTTGGAATTGAAGGTGTAGAAAGGTTTGTTCATAAGGATTCAATTGAGAGAATTCATGAATGTGTATTAGCTACTCTTGCTTTAGAAGCAGATCCAGTAGATCCTCGTCTTTAA
- a CDS encoding thioredoxin domain-containing protein: MSTNKKPNRLIAEKSPYLLQHAYNPVEWYPWGQEAFEKAKAENKPIFLSIGYSTCHWCHVMERESFEDEAVAKLINERFVSIKVDREERPDIDSVYMNVCQMLTGQGGWPLNVFLTPDLKPFYAGTYFPKESRYGRPGIVDAITQLSDKYHHERERIDSVAGQITESLQQAAKRTGTKKLSARILHKTYEQLSNSFDSIYGGFGGAPKFPIPHHLMYLLRYYKWTDAELALKMVEKTLDSMANGGIYDHVGFGFARYSTDQMWLVPHFEKMLYDNALLLYVYSEAYQVTKKDTYEKIVAEIIQFIKKEMTDQHTAFYSALDADSEGIEGKYYVWSKQEVISILGEQLGPYYCDLYDITENGNFEGKNIPNLIHTNVLSVSEKYGFTVEEGKQQLEKARQRLFEERSKRARPHLDDKVLTSWNALMIAGLTKAAKVFNKEEYRQLAEKAFSFIENTMFRHDRLMARYREGEVKYEAYLDDYAFLLWAAIELYELTFEVHYLQTALRLAERMKDSFWDDEKGGFFFTSKEAKAVLVREKQIADGALPSGNSVAAVQLIKLSHLTGEMKWREMTEKMLTTFEQDVSSYGASFTYFLQSILLMEMGLKEVVILGNNPDVMEMLTTVRKQFLPETIVLNTDDPKRLEHVSPFAGQYEKIAETTIYICENFACQQPLTDINKALEVIIETPNQNA, translated from the coding sequence ATGTCAACTAACAAAAAGCCCAATAGATTAATTGCTGAAAAGTCTCCGTATTTATTGCAACACGCCTATAATCCAGTGGAATGGTATCCATGGGGGCAAGAAGCTTTCGAAAAAGCGAAGGCAGAAAATAAACCAATTTTTTTAAGTATCGGCTATTCGACCTGTCACTGGTGTCACGTTATGGAGCGTGAATCGTTTGAGGATGAAGCTGTCGCTAAGCTCATTAATGAACGATTTGTTTCGATAAAAGTAGATCGGGAAGAGCGACCTGATATTGATTCTGTTTATATGAATGTTTGCCAAATGTTAACAGGTCAAGGCGGCTGGCCGTTAAATGTATTTTTGACGCCGGATTTAAAGCCATTTTATGCCGGGACGTATTTTCCGAAGGAAAGCCGTTACGGTCGTCCCGGTATTGTTGATGCCATTACACAATTGTCTGATAAGTATCATCATGAGCGTGAGCGAATTGACTCTGTTGCCGGGCAAATTACCGAATCATTACAGCAAGCGGCAAAACGGACGGGAACGAAAAAGCTTTCAGCACGTATTCTTCATAAAACATATGAGCAGCTTTCAAATAGCTTTGACAGTATATACGGTGGTTTTGGGGGAGCACCAAAATTTCCGATTCCTCATCATTTAATGTACTTGCTACGTTACTATAAGTGGACAGACGCTGAGCTTGCGCTTAAAATGGTCGAGAAAACACTTGATAGCATGGCAAATGGGGGAATTTATGATCATGTCGGCTTCGGTTTTGCCCGCTATTCGACAGATCAAATGTGGTTAGTTCCTCATTTTGAAAAAATGCTATATGATAACGCTCTTCTTCTATATGTTTATAGTGAAGCGTATCAAGTAACGAAAAAAGATACATATGAAAAAATAGTTGCGGAAATCATTCAATTTATTAAAAAAGAAATGACTGATCAGCACACGGCTTTTTATTCAGCACTTGATGCAGATAGTGAAGGAATAGAAGGGAAATATTACGTTTGGTCAAAACAAGAAGTCATCTCAATACTTGGCGAACAGCTCGGTCCGTATTATTGTGATCTGTATGATATAACGGAGAATGGGAATTTTGAAGGAAAAAACATTCCCAATTTGATACATACGAATGTACTTAGCGTGTCAGAAAAATACGGCTTTACAGTTGAAGAAGGAAAACAGCAACTTGAAAAAGCGCGACAGCGGTTGTTTGAGGAACGTTCAAAGCGAGCACGACCTCATCTTGATGATAAAGTGTTAACTTCCTGGAACGCACTGATGATTGCTGGACTTACGAAAGCGGCCAAAGTATTTAACAAGGAAGAATATCGTCAGCTGGCAGAAAAAGCTTTTTCTTTTATCGAAAATACGATGTTCCGACATGACCGTTTAATGGCACGATATCGTGAGGGAGAAGTAAAGTATGAAGCATATTTAGATGATTACGCTTTCCTTCTTTGGGCGGCTATTGAACTGTATGAATTAACTTTTGAAGTTCACTATTTACAAACAGCACTTCGGTTAGCGGAACGAATGAAAGATTCCTTCTGGGATGATGAGAAAGGCGGTTTCTTTTTTACGAGTAAAGAGGCAAAGGCTGTTCTTGTGAGGGAAAAACAAATTGCCGACGGGGCTCTTCCATCAGGAAATAGTGTTGCGGCCGTTCAGCTTATTAAGCTATCTCATTTAACGGGAGAGATGAAATGGCGCGAAATGACGGAGAAAATGCTGACGACGTTTGAACAAGATGTATCAAGCTATGGAGCAAGCTTCACTTATTTTCTCCAAAGTATATTACTAATGGAAATGGGGCTAAAAGAAGTTGTTATTCTTGGAAATAATCCGGACGTCATGGAAATGCTGACAACAGTGAGAAAACAATTTTTACCAGAGACGATCGTCTTAAATACAGATGATCCAAAGCGTTTGGAGCATGTATCTCCATTTGCGGGTCAATATGAGAAGATTGCAGAGACAACGATTTATATTTGTGAAAATTTTGCCTGTCAACAGCCGTTAACAGATATTAATAAAGCGCTTGAAGTGATCATTGAAACGCCGAATCAGAATGCTTGA
- a CDS encoding ribonucleotide-diphosphate reductase subunit beta, with protein MTEKVIKRPITNKTAPNRATAIINGECSNILNWDDVQYKWAYPKYKKMLANFWTPFEINMSQDMKQFPTLTAHEQETFLKTIGLLAMLDSIQTDYAGKVADYLTDSSISALMIILAQQEVIHNHSYSYVLSSLVSKQKQDEVFKFWRTEPILQKRNDFVTNGYKHFTEHSTVENFLKSIVFDVVLEGLFFYSGFAFFYHLARNQKMVATSTMINYINRDEQIHVDLFVKIFKEVLVQYPQYNTKELANFFEETFVKAAELEIEWARYIIGNKIPGIILQDVEDYVKFYANVRCNQLGFNRPFEGYRTNPLRWIIAYEEVDLGKSDFFEQKSRQYVKVNNVDNGFDDL; from the coding sequence ATGACTGAAAAAGTAATTAAAAGACCCATCACAAACAAAACAGCTCCAAATAGAGCGACAGCCATTATTAATGGGGAATGTTCAAATATTTTAAATTGGGATGATGTCCAATATAAATGGGCTTATCCTAAATACAAAAAAATGTTAGCAAACTTTTGGACGCCATTTGAAATTAACATGTCTCAAGATATGAAGCAATTTCCTACATTAACAGCTCACGAACAAGAGACGTTTTTAAAGACGATCGGTTTGCTTGCAATGCTTGATAGCATTCAAACAGATTATGCCGGCAAAGTTGCGGATTATTTAACAGATTCAAGTATATCTGCATTAATGATTATACTAGCACAGCAAGAAGTAATCCATAATCATTCCTACTCGTACGTCTTATCAAGTCTTGTGTCAAAACAAAAACAAGACGAAGTGTTTAAATTTTGGCGGACTGAACCAATTTTACAAAAACGAAATGATTTTGTTACAAACGGTTATAAACATTTCACTGAACATTCAACAGTCGAAAACTTCTTAAAATCGATCGTATTTGATGTTGTGCTCGAAGGATTATTTTTTTATTCTGGATTCGCCTTTTTTTATCATCTTGCACGAAATCAAAAAATGGTCGCAACGAGTACGATGATTAACTATATTAATCGAGATGAACAAATTCATGTTGACTTGTTCGTGAAAATTTTTAAAGAAGTGCTTGTTCAATATCCACAATACAATACGAAAGAATTAGCAAATTTTTTTGAAGAAACGTTTGTTAAAGCAGCTGAATTAGAAATCGAATGGGCGCGGTATATTATTGGGAATAAAATCCCCGGCATCATTTTGCAGGATGTTGAAGACTATGTAAAATTTTATGCTAACGTTCGCTGTAATCAACTCGGCTTTAACCGTCCATTTGAAGGGTATCGGACAAATCCGCTGCGCTGGATTATCGCTTATGAAGAAGTCGATTTAGGAAAATCAGACTTTTTCGAGCAAAAATCACGGCAATATGTAAAAGTGAATAATGTTGATAATGGTTTTGATGATTTGTAG